From the Rhinoderma darwinii isolate aRhiDar2 chromosome 12, aRhiDar2.hap1, whole genome shotgun sequence genome, one window contains:
- the LOC142664626 gene encoding uncharacterized protein LOC142664626 encodes MEGAIALSAGLRVNGILKVLDLSYNGFGNEGALALGEALRVNSSLLHLDISCNRINDEGIRLMCKGLESNETMRVLKLSRNPITVEGAITLLSSITRRPESRMEELDVSNVLVNERFLSLLGSASISRPTLHVLYAGKKGFIGKRPSTRPDPMRVIQDFLDERKLRLLDFFKNMDKDGSMSVPVSDFCRYLAAAGLHLDAAQMDSLVQRLDKDQTGTIDYRDLVDSRKKMVMEQRKQQRRRERRERQERQRSERALKSFHNAVRALTPPPAPREGPASSASSAHFSVTSCSSWYQEGEPADEVSSPHIHNAGSDDLDAECYYQSGWSLASQSHTEPVPLKRNTPSSPNIK; translated from the exons ATGGAGGGGGCCATAGCACTCAGCGCAGGCCTGAGG GTGAACGGGATACTGAAGGTCTTAGATCTGTCCTATAATGGATTTGGTAATGAGGGGGCTCTGGCGCTGGGAGAAGCTCTAAGGGTGAATAGTTCCCTGCTTCACCTCGATATCAGCTGCAACCGGATCAATGACGAGGGCATCAGACTCATGTGTAAAGGCCTGGAGAGTAACGAGACCATGCGTGTGCTGAAG CTGTCCCGAAATCCCATCACAGTAGAAGGCGCCATCACTCTCCTCAGCTCCATTACCAGGAGGCCAGAGAGCAGGATGGAGGAGCTGGACGTCTCT AACGTTCTGGTTAATGAAAGGTTCCTGTCCCTCCTCGGATCGGCTTCCATATCTCGTCCTACGTTGCATGTCTTGTATGCTGGCAAAAAAGGGTTTATTGGCAAAAGACCATCCACTCGTCCAGATCCTATGAGGGTCATTCAG GATTTCCTAGATGAACGCAAACTTCGGTTGCTGGATTTTTTCAAGAACATGGACAAAGATGGCAGCATGAGCGTTCCCGTCAGTGACTTCTGTAGATACCTGGCG GCAGCGGGTCTACACTTGGATGCTGCCCAGATGGATTCATTGGTGCAAAGATTGGATAAAGATCAGACGGGTACTATAGACTACAG GGACCTCGTTGACTCTCGTAAAAAGATGGTGATGGAACAACGCAAGCAACAACGTCGCAGAGAAAGAAGAGAACGCCAGGAAAGACAGCGTAGCGAGAGAGCACTGAAGTCTTTTCACAATGCCGTGAGGGCCCTGACTCCGCCCCCTGCTCCCAGAGAGGGCCCCGCCAGCAGCGCTAGCTCCGCCCACTTTTCTGTCACCTCTTGTAGCTCTTGGTATCAGGAAGGGGAGCCTGCAGATGAAGTCAGTTCTCCACACATCCACAATGCAGGCTCAGACGACTTGGATGCGGAGTGCTATTATCAATCAGGCTGGAGTTTGGCATCACAAAGTCATACAGAACCTGTCCCTCTAAAAAGAAACACCCCATCATCCCCCAATATAAAGTGA